ATTGGTTTTTGAGCTTCTTGACATGCATCTGCCCAAAACCTGAGCAAAGCCTCACCTAGCTTTGGATCTATGCTTACCAAACTTACCGGAGAATGTTGTAAGCATTTTACTAGCGATCGCTTACTATCTAATGCAGGCAGATATGGTTGTTTAACTCGTCCAGGCTGCTTTACCAACAGCTGACCCTGCCGCCACTGGAGTGTGCAACACCCACGATTATCTTGGTGTTCCTGGGTTACATCATATAAATTCTCTACAGTTGGAATTATTGAAGCTGTCATAATGTCTTTGGGTTTATACAGGAGTAAATTACTGAGGCGTTATCAAAGGCTATTAATGCCAAAGACCCAAATCCGAATCTTGTTGTAAGTCCAAAAAATTGGAGATAATTGAGGGCAAAAATATGTTATTGCTATTTGCCACTCAGCCAAGTACATATCGTCCAGAAGTTTGCTGGTGTAGAGGTTTACAAATCAACGTTACTATCAATATTCATGGGTAATCGGTATTTTCCGGTAACTACTGAAAGTAGAAATATGTAGAGGGAAATTACCCATAAATTTATATCTACGTTTAATTGCACTGAGGTGTTTCTTGTATCGATAAATTTACCAAAACCAGTCTGCTCTTATCTTCTAGCCTTTGTGAAGTGCTTTAATCTCTAGAATATAAGACTATTTAGGAATAGCGATCGCTCAAATAAATTCTTTATTTACTCTTTAAAGAGCCAGTAATTTCTCTGAAAACCCATAAAGATAGCATAAATATACTAAAATTTTCCTGATAACAATAAAATTAAATTTGTTCATAAAAAAGTAGGGTAGCACATCTGTGCTACCCTACCACGTGTTGTATTTAAACAGATTACCTCCCCAACTCCTTAAATAAGTCAGGGAGCGATCGCAGCCATACTAGCTACTTTTCCACAGCTTGACGGAGAGCCAATTGCTGTTGTTTGATATAAGGTACGTAATTACTGCTAGAGTTTGATACCCCATTAGCTACAACCCCAATCAGGTTTAACTTACTTAGCATTGCTGTAGCCTGAGTCAACTGGCTTCGTGTCACAATACCAATGCTTGCCACCATGACCACACTACGACAAGATGATGCCGTAAGCATGGCATCCACCAAACCAAGAACTGGGGGAGCATCTATGAGTACCAAATCATAGTTTTCCTCAAAAGCTGCCATCAATTGCATCATTCGGGGAGAACTCAACAGATTAGCTGGGTCAGCAGGTTTGGGCCCAGCAGTTAAAATATCGATGTAGGCGGAACCTGCGTATTGAAGACTAATCTGGCTGGGTAGACTTGCATCACTCGCTAGTAGAGTTGAAAGCCCTTGTTCATTAGGAAGATTCAGTTGGTGGTGCAGGCTGGGATCGCGTAAGTTGGCATCAATTAGTAACACTCTTTTGTGTAAACGAGCAGCACTCATCGCTAAACCTAACGCCAAAGCTGACTTACCCTCATCTGGTAAAGCTGAGGTAATCATCAAAGATTTCAAGTTAGCAACAGTATTTAAAAGTTCAATGTTCTTGTAAATTAGATCCAGCGATTCCCAACGTGGTGGAGATTGCAATACCTGAATTGTCCAAGGGGCGAGAACTTCTGGCTTGCCAAAGGGCAATTTGATCATTGATTCTCTGGGTTTAGCTGGCGGCAACTTGGGGGTTGTTCCTAACAAAGGTAGAGCCATTTGCTTCTCTAACTCGGCAGTGGTATGAACTGCATCATCAGCCGAATCTCGAATAAAGGCAGCAATGCCTCCTAACATCAACCCAACCACAGCACCTAACAGCAAGTTCTGTTGGAGATTGGGGCCTAATTGTGCGCCTTTTTGGGGATCTTCTACCACTTCCCAATTAAATCCACCCTTGGAAAGTTCTTGCCGCAATTGCTGTTCTGCTCTTAAAAGCTGCTCTAACCTTTCACGACTAAATTGCAACTGCGGTAGCATCCGATTGTAATAAGCCAAAAGAGGCGGGAAGCGTTTGATTTCCAGACGTAGCTCGTTTTCTTTCTGAGCTAAACTTTGATCGCGGGCAGTTAAAGCAACTATAGTTGTCTGCGTTTCTACTAACTGACCAGCAAGGCTAAGATCAATTTGGCCAAGTTGTCCTTTTTCAAGAAGAGAGTCTCCAGAAGTGAATGCACTAGCAGACTTTTCACCTAAAGTTCTTCCTACTTCTTGTTGCAATAATTCCTTCTGACCTTGAAGCTGTTCTTTGAGCTTTTGCACACTTGGAGTCTGATCTGTAAAGCGTAAGCGTTCTTGTGCTAGTGCCAATTCGCTTTTTTGGATTTCGTTCAGTAAGCCTTGATAGCGAGTAGACTGACTCAGGCGAGAAGCAACTAGAGCATTTTGAGGAGAACGGTTAAGTTGTTCTTCCAAAGATTTTTGGCGTGCTAAGGCTTCGCCATACTGAGCGCGAGTTGTCTGTCTTTCTTGAGCGATATTATTTAAAGCTGTCTCAATCGCTTTGGCCTGTGACTCTGGATCAATTAAGTTCTGATTTCTGCGAAACCTTTGTAAATTAGTTTCAGATGCGTTTACTTCTTCACTAGCTTTACTTAACTGTTCCCTAATAATTTGCAGACCTTTTTGTAACCGTGAAGTCTGCTGTTGTTTGTTATATTCCAGATAAACTTGTCGAATTGCGCCCAGAACTTTTTGTGTTTTTTCTGGATCTCCAGCAGTGTATTCAACTTGAAAGATTTTTGTAGCAACATTATCTTCTTTGCTTCTCAATTGAGTTAAGACTAAAGAAGCTTTAATTTCACCTGTACTGATATCTGGATAATCAGACTGAAGTTTATCAACTGCTTTTTGGATAAGTCCAGAACTCTGCATCAAGTTAAGCTGAGTTGCAGTATCTATCACAATATTAGAGTCAGTAAACTGGCTATCTACCCCTGCTCCTTCTTTCTTACCTTGATAGTTGGATTCTACTAGCAGTTGCATTGAACTTTTATAAGTTGGTTTAGTTTTTAAAGTTACGATGCCTGCTATAGCAATAGAACTAATTAATACTGCTAAAAACCAAGGAAATCTTCGCACAAATACGGCAAACAATTGTCCGTAAGTTGGCTCAGTTTCAGAGGCTGGATTTATTTGAGGATTTAGACTAGTTTGAACCACTTTTATTATCCTTGTCTTTTCTACGAAAGGCTACGCCAACAAGACTTACGCTAAGAGATATCCCGAAGAGTACCTATTTTTTAACAACCCGCCGAGGAGGATATATAAAATAATAGGTAATCTTATAGTGTCAAGAGATTTCGAAATCAAATGAATATTTGATGCCCGCCACAAGCCTGGTTAATAATTTGCTCAACTTTCCCAAAGAATGCATTCTCTGAAAAGTTTGCTACTGCATGATTACGGATGCGATCGTAATCCCAAGAAATGCTATTGGCTTCTAGTAATGCAGTTTGTAGAGATTCGGGTGTTTGTCTTTTGAAAAAGACTCCTGTTTCACCTGGTATTTGAGTATCTAATACTCCACCTGCACCATAAGCAATGACTGGTGTACCGCTAGCATTAGCCTCTACTGGAACTAACCCGTAATCTTCTAAGGCTGCGACAATAATAGACTTGGCTTTGGAAAACAAGTCTTTGCGGGTTCTATCACTTACGTGTCCCAAGAACACAATATTTTTTAATGCTTTAGATTTTAACCGTTCTAGTTCTGGCCCGTCACCTGATATTAATAAGCGCCATCCCAGCCAGTTAAAAGCTTCGACTATTATATCAAGGCGTTTATAGCTGATCATCCGGGCTGAAGCCAGATAATATTCATCTTTTATATCTGAAAAAACAAATTTACTAGTATCAATTGGATAGTTCACCATCATTGCCTTTTTGCCATAAATATTTTCAATACGGCGGGCAACAACACTAGAATTAGCAATGTAAAGGTCAGGTTCCTGTGCATATTTCAGGTCTACCTTTCTCATTACTTGAAATACTTGTTCAATTAAAGGTGCAAAATATCTATAGTCTCCGTACTCCCTTAAATAAGTTGCTGTATCCCATAAGAAACGGGTGACGTTATGGCAAAAGCAAATGTGGCGGGCGTTGGGGTTTTTTCGTACTGCTTTGGCGAAGCTGGTGCTACTGCTAATAATTAGATCGTAGTCTTGCAGATCCAAGGCGCGAAAGGCAGGAAAATATAGAGGAGCCATTGCCCTGAAATACTTTGCTGCACCAGGAATTTTTTGTAAGAAGGTTGTGTTAACGATGCGATCGCCTAGATCAATAGTTTTTTGAGGATCGTACAGAGATGTGAAAATGTCTGCTTCAGGATAACGCTTACAAAGCAGTTCAAATACACGCTCTGCCCCACCTCGCTGGGTTAAATAATCGTGGACTAGAGCAATTTTCATCAATTTGACCTAAAGTTTCGATCGGGTTTGTTTTAACGCTCCCCAGCAAGTTATTATCAACAACTTTAGTGTCCCGCAGTATAGCTTCCTATCCTCTTTACGAAATTCTGGCGAAAAATACGTTGATAGGACTTCGGAGATCCCCCCAACCCACGCCAGTCGCTCCACTTGGGGAGACCCCAAGACCGCGCTGGCTCCCCTTAAAAAGGGGGGCTTTTTGTAATTTTTACCCCCTTTTTAAGGGGGTCGCCGCAAGCGGGGGGATCTTATCCGAAACGTATTAGGGGTGTACAGCTGTACACCCCTACAGCCAATTCATTTGTCGCAAATATTTTTGGAATCGATATTACCCAACTGCTACCAAGATTTTTTCTGGGGCGAAATAATTGTTTTGCTCAGTTCTTAGTTGGTCGCAGAGTCTGCCTTCAGGTAATTCTACATCCTCATAAGTGAGAACTTGATCCTTAGAAATATCTCGTTTGAGGCGACATCCTTCAGCTAAACCAATTGGTAGGAGATTTTGCTGTTGGACGATGGGGTAATTTTCACATTGTCCGTAGGTCATATAGTAACCGATGCCATCTAGGGTTTCTCCAGCTTTCAGGTCGATTTTGGCGGTGGTGACAACATCTACTAACGGGCCTGCTAGCGGAGACATTACAGCATCACCGAAGAGGACAGCACGCGCTACGGACAGGGGAACTTCAAAATGACAGAGGTGATAAGGAGTATAGAAGCTGTAAAGAGGGCCTTCGCCTAATTTGTATAAGTTGAGATAGTGCTGTTGCTTGGGGTCGTCGTGAGTGGCAAATACATATACGCCTGGGCCTGGTTTTGCTCCAACTACATAATCGACAATACCGCCCAGTTCTTTGAGTTGTTCAACGTCATATATATGGGCCATTTCATCGACATAACCGTTGAAGTTATATCCCAGCATTCCCCGTTTGGCGACTTTCATCCCTGTGGCATTGGCAACGATCGCTTGCTCAAAGGAAATTTTGGTTCCGTCTGCAAAGCTAGCCACCATGTGGGGCTTTTGACCCCAACGTTTAGCAAATCCTTCCTGGGTGGTGGGATTGCGATAAGGGTCTTGGAGTCCTTTAATGTTACCGCACAATAACGGAGTTAGACCAATGCTTTTGACAAAACGGTAGAGGTTCATTTGCACCCCTGGCTGATCGCCATCACAGGCGCTGAGAATCACACCTGCTTTGTCAGCATAGACTTTGAGGATGGGGCCAATGGTGCCGTCGAGTTCGGCATTCATCATGATCACATGCTTGCAATGAGCGATCGCTTCCATTACGATGTGAGCGCCAAATTCCACTGCACCTGTGACTTCGATTATGGCCTCGATGCCCTCAGCCCGACACAGTAACTTAGCGTCTTCTGTGACTGCATACTTACCGTTTGCGATCGCATCTTCTAATTCGCTGACAGTTGCAACAACTTGAATATCTTCAATTCCTGCTTCCGAATAAGCTTGTTTAGCTGCATCAATCTTGCGATTGGAGATAGCAACTAACTCCATTCCTGGCACTGAATTGACAATTTGGTTGGCAATTCCTCGACCCATAAAACCAGCACCGATCATTCCTACCTTGATAGGATTTCCTGCTGCTGCACGGGCTTGTAAGGCGCGATCGATAATAATCATGAACTAAACTCCTTTTTGGAACTGTTGGTTGTGATACAAATTCTCTATAAACTTGTACTTAATAATTTTTTACAGCCAAATATTAAGTACATTTTCATGGGAATTAAGATTAGCTATGGCTACTAACTGGTTGTTTGCTAGGCGCTATAGAACCAGTCTGTTTTTCCTGGCTGTGATTTTCGATAATTTGCTCTACAACATTTCTGTAAACTTGAGCAAATTTTTCTTTAGTATGATTTGCTCTTGCATATTCCCATGCCTGACGAGACATTAGATTTAGGTCTTCTACAGGCAAATTGGAAATACTTCTAACTTTCGCCTTAATTTCGCCAACAGAAAGATTATCGAAAATCACACCAAAATCATGAACATCGACACCAGATTCGTAGCTTAAAATGGGAATTAACCCAGCTTGTAAGCAACTGATTACTGCTCCTGACTGTCCTTCAGAAACGGAAGGATAAACAAGCCCTAGACAGTTATTTGTAACCTCTATAAAGTCAGGACTACTAACATTAATCCAACCATAAGTGTGGATGTTAGGTGTTTCGTACAGTTCTTTATAGAAAGCTTGCTCAAATTCTTTGTCATTACTTACTGGACCACAAACTGTTAAATGGTATTCCGGCATTTGGGCAAAGGCATCTAAAACTAAATCTAATCCTTTCAGGACTAAAGCACTACCACCAAACCACAGAAAACGCTTTCTTACCGCTTCAAAATCTTTCTTTTCAGGATAAGGATAAACGCTAGGCGAAGAAATTGGGATACGATACATTGGTTTTTTGGCATACTTAAATGTATCAGTTGTGAAATCATTACCCAACACAATCGCACAATCGGCATGGTCAATTCCCAAGTTAGGAACCTCAAATCGTTGTGGTTTTAAGGTGATACCTTTGCGCCGTTGTAGTTCTAGAAGCCTGTTGCATTCTGCTGCATTACGAAAGACCATATTCGCAATGTCAACGTGGAAAATTTTGATGCAATCTTTATTGAGTTTTGGTGCAAGTGCTTCCATCCGATGACGGATATCGATGAAAAATGCGTAGTGCTTTTGCGGAACGAATTTATCATTGTGGAACTGGATAACATCAACGTTGTAACCCAAGTCTAAAAAAGTTTGGGCTATTTGCCAAACTTCCCAGTACCAAGTATGGTCGTTAGGCATTAGCTGACCAGGTTTTAAGAGGAATGGCTCAATCCGATAAGAAAGAAGTACATTCCCCTTGGAAGGCTGTTTTGGCTTTAGAGAAACAACCTGTAAGGTCTTAGCGTAATTGATCCGAGCTTGAACTTTTTTGGAAACAAAAGAGATAGTTTTTTCGACACGAGATAAAATATTTGACATTTATTTCTACCCAAATTCATTAATTTAATATCTCAAGTTTTAATTAGTAATTGACATTTTTATGTACACCAATTCTAATTTTTCTCCTTTGCGGTTCGTTAAAAAAATAATTTTACGAACCATTTAATACCCCTGTCTTTATCTAGAAGTACCGCCAACTGTCATCATTCTTAACAAAGGCCAATTTAAATCTTTCTCAGATATTTCAGTCACATCTAGAGGCCAATCAATGGCAAAGAATGGGTCATCATAGCGTAAACCTCTCTCATACCCTGGCGTGTAAAATTCGCCTACTTGATATACAACTTCAGTCTCATCTGTGAGTGCTTGATAGCCGTGAGCAAACATTTCTGGAACATACAAAGCGCGGCGGTTTTCTGGTGTTAATTCCACACCAATATGGGATAAAAAGCTAGGAGATTCAGGGCGCATATCAATAATTACGTCATAGATAGCGCCTTTAGTACAGCGAATTAATTTCGTTTCTGCTGCTGGCAGAATTTGATAGTGCATTCCCCGGATAGTGCCTTTTTTGTAGTTAAAAGATAGGTTGCATTGGGCAACTGTTGGCTTTAATCCGTGTGCTTCAAATTCTTGAGCGCAGAAAGACCGAGCAAAAAAACCACGGTGGTCTGGTTTTTCTTCTAAATCAATAATGAATGCGTCTTTGAGTACGGTTTCAGTGAAAATCATTTGATTGCTTTGAGGTAAATGTTGATTAAAGAAAAGAAACAAACCACAGAGGCGCAGAGGGCACGGAGAGATGAGAGTTTGAGATATATTTTGTGTTAGTAATCTAGAAATTTCATCGGGTGCAACTCCTTTCTTTCTCTTCCTCTATGTTCTCTGTGCCTCTGCGGTTAATTAAATTAGATATTCTTCTGGCGAGAACGTTTTTAAGTCGAAGCTTTAACTGCATCAGATGCAGAACGTAACTCTGCTCTGGGATAAGTATCATCCCAGTATTGGGTGCAGAGGTCTGGCCGTTCAGGAGGATTGGCGGTGTAACAAAAGAATAGTGTTGACCGGTCTTCTGTACGAACTGTGCCGTGATGTAAAGCATTTTTCGTATCTACAATAATGACTGTACCTGCTGGACCTGGGCAGGATTTCCAAGCTGATTTGGGGATGACTGGTTTTACTTGTTCATCGTCGATACCCATATAGCCTGACTTCCAAAGTTTGTAGTAAAGTCGAAAATAATTCCAACTAAATAAGGAAGTTAACGAGCGAGGGATGTATTGAAAAGGCCCAGTTTTTTCTTCTACATCATTCAAGTAAATAATGATTTTGATAATCCGTCGGTCTTCGGCATCGCTATGCCATAGTAGCGTCCCAAACTGATGTTTACTCTTGAAATCTTTGCGTAAATGTACACCATGAAAAGCAATTGGAAGACCGATATAATTTTCGATGATGTTGAGTAGCCTTTTCTCTATCCCCCAGGCATAAAATTCTGGTAAACCTGTAACTGTATAAATTTGTGGCAATCTTTCATCTAGATGCTCATTGGTGGGATTTTCCATCTGAAACAATTGATGGTGAGCAGCTTTGAGCAGTTCTGAGCTAGAGTCGAACCCTAAATCTGCCAAGTTGGTGACGCAAACACCATCTTTTTTGAGGGTCTTAAGGATGTTGCGATCGCTTCCTGCTAATGCTGGCAGATTTTTGCTATGCTTCCAACGAGCTAGGTAATATTCAAAGTCAGATGAGAGTGTAGCTATTTTGCGTTTAATCGCTTTGAACATGGCGCAAATCCTTCTCTTATTGATATATAGTTGTTAGTAATTAGTTAGTTTATGGCTTATAGGTACGTACTTCTTCAGTAGATATTTCGCTTGATTCTGCTAAACCGAATTCTTTAGAAACCATCACATCAAAAGCACATAAGCTGACTAAAGCCAAAAATGGAACTACTGTTTTGATGGCAGACATCGGCCATCTTCTTAAAGCACCCAAGAAAACTTTTAAGTTGACTTCTTTACCGTTCTGCAAAAGCATCCGTCTACAAAATTGCTTAGAATATCCACTCTGCTCTAATTTCAAAATCACTTCAGGAATATGTTTGTATTGCATTAACAGTGCTGACTTTGGTTCTTTCTGCCAATAACTCACACCAACAACACATTCTAAATAAGTCTCTTTAGTGACAATTACACTACCATTAGCAGCACAATATCCGGCTAAATATGCTAAAGATATCCAGTTATTCTCAGCATCTTGCCAATCTTGTAGAGCGCGTTTTACTAAGTCAGTGCGATAGACTGTAGCAGTTAAAAAAATGACTGCGCCGACACTTTTTGAAAAACAATGTTCAAATATGGCTTTACCATCACCCTTACCATCTTCACTATCAACATCAAACCAGCGATTACCAACGATTGTTGGTGGATGAACTGGTTCACCAGTCAGTTGGTTACGACCGGAAAAATTGAGGAACAATAATGTTAAATCTTCGTGTTGTTTAAGTTTGCTAATCACATAAGCAATTGCTATATCTTGAATTGGGTCATCATCGCCGATTGTCCAAACATATTTTGTTGTTGTAGACTTTAGGCAATACATAATATTTTTAACTACGCCTAAATTCTTTAAATTCTTATTTGATTTAAATGTAATATTGTTAAGTATTGCTTGCCATTTTTGGATTACCTCTTGAGTATTATCTGTTGAACAATTATCGGAGACTAAAATCTCACATTCATCTTCAAAACCTTTGATAGCTTGAGCCAACCATGTTAGCTGTTTATCAAGTAACCCGGCACGATTATAAGTGGGTATGGCAATAGTCAGGAGTTTATTCATATTAAGCTTAAATCTATAGTTAAAAGGCTACTAACAACAGCTTGTTGATAAACAAGTTGCTTTTAAGTGGATTTTTTGATATTTGACAACAAAAGCTTTATGAAACTACGCCTTTTAGTTACTTTTTACCTATTGTCTATGCTCATAACGGCAACAATAAAATAGTAATAAAAGGCGCTTTTTGGGTTATAATTAGTAATTACGATGCTATTAAAAGCCTATCCGGAATTGGACACGGATAAATTTTTACTTCAGGAATTGGTACAACAAACTGTCCACCCCACTCGCCAATAAATGCCATTTGTTCCATAATTTCCTCTTTGAGATTCCAAGGTAAAATTAGGACATAATCTGGTTTAGTTTCGCGGATTTTGTCTGGTTCAAAGATGGAAATATGAGTCCCAGGCAAAAATAAGTCTTGTTTGTAAGGATTGCAATCGACTGTGTAATCGATAAAATCTTTCCCAATCCCACAGTAATTAAGCAATGTGTTGCCTTTGGCTGGTGCGCCATAACCAACAATTGATTTTCCTTCTGCTTTTGCACTCAGAAGGAAATTTAATAGCTTATGCTTTGTTTGTCTGGCTTTTTCGCCAAATGTAATATAAGTCTCTATCCGATGCAGTCCAGCAGAAATTTCTTTTGTTTTTAGATGGCTAACTCGGTCACTGATGCCAGGACTATCAGCATTGTCATGTTTGGCATAAATTCTTAGTGAACCGCCATGAGTTGATAATTCCTCCACATCAAAAAGTTGCAAATTGTGTGCTGCAAAAATCTTTTCGATAGCAAGAAATGAGAAGTAAGAAAAATGCTCGTGATAAATAGTATCAAACTGATTTTGTTGAATCAATTGCAATATGTGAGGAAACTCCATCGTCAAAATACCATGCGGTTTGAGGATGAGTTTCATTCCAGCTATGAAATCATTTAAATCTGGTACATGAGCTAAAACATTATTGCCTATCAAAAGATCGGCTAGTTTTCCTTGTATCACAAGTTCTTTGGCAGTCTCAACCCCAAAAAACTTGTTGATACTAGGAATACCTCTATCTTGAGCTATCTTAGCTATATTTGCGGCTGGTTCTATTCCTAAAACTGGGATTCCCTTTTCTACAAAATATTGCAGTAGGTAGCCATCGTTGCTGGCGATCTCAATAATTTGATTATGACGATTAAAGCCAAATTTTTCTACCATCATATCGGTGTAAGCTTTGACGTGCTTTAGCCAACTTACTGAGTAAGAAGAAAAGTAAGCATAATCGCTAAAAATACGATCGGGAGTTTCAAATTGTTCTAATTGAACTAAAAGAGTGTCTTCAGACACATAAGCATGGAGCGGATAAAATTTTTCGGCATGATTTAGCTGTTCTGCTGTCAGATAAGCATTGGCTAAAGGTGACATTCCTAAATCAATAAAGGTTTGGTGCAGAGGTTGACCACTAAAACGGCATTTTGCGTTCGCCATAAATTTCAACTCACTGATTACAAATAATTTGATGGATGAAATAAGTCCGAACCAAATATTGTTGATTCGGAAACTTAGATTATTTCTTCTTTGCTGCTAGGCAGCTCTATCTACTTTTTATTCCAGAAGAAATCTTTGTCAATTTGCTCGGTGCGGATTAGATACTCTAGCTGTTTTAAGCGAGTAAATCCTCTAAACAAGAAAGTGTCTTCAGCCATATCTATTTGGCTAAATAAATCAAATAGCTGCTGGGCACCAAGTCGGGCATTCCAATCACATTTAAATCCGGGGAGAATTGTGTTGATTTTCTCGAAGGATACCCGATAGCTGCGGTTATCTGAGCCGTTGTCACCAAAGGACAATTTACAATCTGGGAAAATATCAGCAATAATTTCTGCGATTTCTTTGACACGATAGTTGTTTGCTGTGTCTCCCACGTTGAAGATTTGGTTATGTACAATATCTCGTGGTGCTTCTAAAGCACAGACTATTGCTTTGCAAATATCCAGTGCGTGGACTAATGGCCGCCAAGGTGTACCATCACTGGTCATTTTGATTTGTTTGCTAGTCCATGCCAACCCAGCTAAGTTGTTTAAAACAATATCAAAGCGCATTCTGGGAGAAGCACCAAAGGCTGTGGCATTCCGCATAAAGGTGGGAGAGAAATCATCGTCAGCTAGTGGTGTGACATCCCGTTCTACTAGAGTTTTGCACTCTGCGTAGGCTGTTTGGGGATTAATTGGGGATTCTTCTGTGACATCACCTGCGGTAGCAACACCGTAGACACTACACGAAGACATATATACAAAACGACGCACACCCATAGCTTTAGCTAGGCTAGCGAGACGAACTGAACCTACATGATTAATTTCGTAGGTAATATTGGGTGCTAATTGTCCGGCTGGGTCGTTAGAAAGTTCCGCCATGTGAACTATTGCTTCAACACCTTCCAAATCATCAGGGGTGATGTTGCGGATATCTTTGTTAAGGGTTTTAGGTGTTACCCCATTAGCGTTGTATAGCCAACCAACTTTATAGAACCCTGTATCTAGGCCGATAACTTCATGTCCACGTTCGATTAACAGAGGCGGTAATAATGAACCTAGATAGCCTTCTGTTCCAGTTACTAATATTTTCATTGTGGTTAACGCCTTTGTATTGATGAGTTAAATTTTTCGTTTAGTATAGGCGCACAGATGTTCGCCCTAAAAGGTGTTGCATCCAAGAAGGAACCGCTATATTTTTCGTTTGTATGCAATCATTTGACCTCTCTCCTCTTAGGAGAGAGGCTTTGAATCTTGCTCTCATTCCCTTGTAGGGAAGGGGTTGGGGGTTAGGTCATTGGACTC
The Nostoc punctiforme PCC 73102 genome window above contains:
- a CDS encoding class I SAM-dependent methyltransferase, which translates into the protein MANAKCRFSGQPLHQTFIDLGMSPLANAYLTAEQLNHAEKFYPLHAYVSEDTLLVQLEQFETPDRIFSDYAYFSSYSVSWLKHVKAYTDMMVEKFGFNRHNQIIEIASNDGYLLQYFVEKGIPVLGIEPAANIAKIAQDRGIPSINKFFGVETAKELVIQGKLADLLIGNNVLAHVPDLNDFIAGMKLILKPHGILTMEFPHILQLIQQNQFDTIYHEHFSYFSFLAIEKIFAAHNLQLFDVEELSTHGGSLRIYAKHDNADSPGISDRVSHLKTKEISAGLHRIETYITFGEKARQTKHKLLNFLLSAKAEGKSIVGYGAPAKGNTLLNYCGIGKDFIDYTVDCNPYKQDLFLPGTHISIFEPDKIRETKPDYVLILPWNLKEEIMEQMAFIGEWGGQFVVPIPEVKIYPCPIPDRLLIAS
- a CDS encoding NAD-dependent epimerase/dehydratase family protein; translated protein: MKILVTGTEGYLGSLLPPLLIERGHEVIGLDTGFYKVGWLYNANGVTPKTLNKDIRNITPDDLEGVEAIVHMAELSNDPAGQLAPNITYEINHVGSVRLASLAKAMGVRRFVYMSSCSVYGVATAGDVTEESPINPQTAYAECKTLVERDVTPLADDDFSPTFMRNATAFGASPRMRFDIVLNNLAGLAWTSKQIKMTSDGTPWRPLVHALDICKAIVCALEAPRDIVHNQIFNVGDTANNYRVKEIAEIIADIFPDCKLSFGDNGSDNRSYRVSFEKINTILPGFKCDWNARLGAQQLFDLFSQIDMAEDTFLFRGFTRLKQLEYLIRTEQIDKDFFWNKK